The following proteins come from a genomic window of Canis lupus dingo isolate Sandy chromosome 20, ASM325472v2, whole genome shotgun sequence:
- the TRIR gene encoding telomerase RNA component interacting RNase isoform X1, with product MAARGRRAEPPGREAPGPAGGGGVGSRWAESGPGTSPESGDEEASGAGSSPVSGGVNLFANDGSFLELFKRKMEEEQRQRQEEPPPGPQRPDQPAAAAAAAGPGDLKRKGGPGPTLSFVGKRRGGNKLALKTGIVAKKQKTEDEVLTSKGDAWAKYMAEVKKYKAHQCGDDDKTRPLVK from the exons ATGGCTGCCCGAGGGAGACGGGCGGAGCCTCCGGGCCGGGAGGCGCCGGgccccgcgggcggcggcggcgttgGGAGCCGATGGGCTGAGTCGGGGCCCGGGACGTCGCCCGAGAGTGGGGACGAGGAAGCGTCGGGCGCGGGTTCTAGCCCGGTGTCGGGCGGTGTGAACTTGTTCGCCAACGATGGCAGCTTCCTGGAGCTGTTCAAGCGGAAGATGGAGGAggagcagcggcagcggcaggaGGAGCCGCCCCCGGGCCCGCAGCGACCCGACCagcctgccgccgccgccgccgccgcgggcccTGGGGATCTGAAGAGGAAGGGCGGCCCGGGCCCCACGCTCAGCTTC GTGGGCAAGCGCAGAGGCGGAAACAAACTAGCCCTCAAGACGGGAATAGTAGCCAAGAAGCAGAAGACGGAGGATGAG GTATTAACAAGTAAAGGTGACGCATGGGCCAAGTACATGGCAGAGGTGAAAAAGTACAAAGCCCATCAGTGTGGCGATGACGATAAAACTCGGCCCCTGGTGAAATGA
- the TRIR gene encoding telomerase RNA component interacting RNase isoform X2 produces the protein MAARGRRAEPPGREAPGPAGGGGVGSRWAESGPGTSPESGDEEASGAGSSPVSGGVNLFANDGSFLELFKRKMEEEQRQRQEEPPPGPQRPDQPAAAAAAAGPGDLKRKGGGQAQRRKQTSPQDGNSSQEAEDGG, from the exons ATGGCTGCCCGAGGGAGACGGGCGGAGCCTCCGGGCCGGGAGGCGCCGGgccccgcgggcggcggcggcgttgGGAGCCGATGGGCTGAGTCGGGGCCCGGGACGTCGCCCGAGAGTGGGGACGAGGAAGCGTCGGGCGCGGGTTCTAGCCCGGTGTCGGGCGGTGTGAACTTGTTCGCCAACGATGGCAGCTTCCTGGAGCTGTTCAAGCGGAAGATGGAGGAggagcagcggcagcggcaggaGGAGCCGCCCCCGGGCCCGCAGCGACCCGACCagcctgccgccgccgccgccgccgcgggcccTGGGGATCTGAAGAGGAAGGGCG GTGGGCAAGCGCAGAGGCGGAAACAAACTAGCCCTCAAGACGGGAATAGTAGCCAAGAAGCAGAAGACGGAGGATGA